The genomic DNA ATTTAATTGCATCTTTTTGTGCTTGCACAAAAATCTCCTCCTAAATAAATAACACAAGTTAACATAATAACATAGTTAACTGATGAAAATAACCGCGAATATGTAAAATGTCACATATACTTTTGAGGTAATTTATGTAATTTTATTTCTAAATCGTATTAATACAGTTTTACGATTTTTGTATGATGTGGAGGAGTTGCCGTTTTTACTGCTTATTTTGATGTATAAATGAAGGGAATAAATCATTTACAGGAAGGAGCATGAGGATGTTCTTAAACACGAGAAGTAAACCGATGGACTTACAATTTTACGAAACACTGGAGAAGCGCTGCGAACTGTCAAAAGTTGAAAGCGGGCGGCTGCACACATACCGGAATGGATTCACAGGTGAGTGTTTATACGATCAGCTGTTTGACGAAGCGGGTCATGAAGACGTTTTAATATACCGTGATCTTTATCTTCAGACAGAACGTTCAGTCACTCAGTACGATGCGCTGATTATTAACGATGACGGAATCGTCGTGAATGAAATTAAAAACTACACCGGTGAATATAGAATAGAAGGCGGGGAATGGTTCCGAAACGACAGGCAGATATCTGAAAATCCGGCCGCACAGCTCAGTCGTGCGACAGGCAAACTGATTAGAATACGAAACTCAGTTAACGCAGGTTTTAACATAAGCGGCCGGCTGATATTTGTGAGCGACGACTTTTATCTGCAGACCGATGACGATTCCATATGGCGGAAACTTGTGGTGCGTATGGATTTGAAACGGTACATGAGAAGTTTCCGCGGCGGACATGTCGGAAATAAAGCGCAGTATATCGCGCGGCTGATCAGTGAACGGATAGTTGAGAACCCGTATTTTGAAGCTGATGTTGATGCCGAGCGCTTGCAGAAAGGATTTTACTGCGGCGCCTGCGGCAGTTTTAGCCTGCAGAAGTCGCGATTTCATCTGGTGTGCAGTTCGTGCGGCAGTAAAGAAAGTAACGAGACGCATCTTTTACGTGCGCTGGCGGATTACCAGTGTCTGTTTTACGGAAAGCCGATGCCGAGCCGGTCATTTATGGAGTTTATAGGTTATAGATTGAGCCGAAGAATTGTGCAAAGAGTGTTATTGGAGCATTGTGACGTTGATAAAAAGGGCAATCAGACGACTTACTCTTTGAAGTATCGTAATTTTGAAGAAAAAACGGTTAAATTACAGAGGAGTTATAAATATAAGGACTATTTGACAAAATAAACAGGTGCTGGTGTACTTCGCGGCGTTAACGAGGTGCACCGGCGTATTTTGGTGTACTTCGCGGCATTGACGAGGTGCACCGACGGGTTTTGGTGTACTTCGCGGCATTAACGAGGTGCACCGGCGGTCTCTGGTGTACTTCGCGGCATTAACGAGGTGCACCGTCGTGTTTTGGTGTACTTCGCGGCATTAACGAGGTGCACCGGCGTGTTTTGGTGTACTTCGCGGCATTAACGAGGTGCACCGTCGTGTTTTGGTGTACTTCGCGGCGTTAACGAGGTGCACCGTCGGGTTTTGGTGTACTTCGCGGCATTAACGAGGTGCACCGGCGGGCTTTGGTGTACTTCGCGGCATTGACGAGGTGCACCGTCGTGTTTTGGTGTACTTCGCGGGATTGACGAGGTGCACCGTCGTGTTTTGGTGTACTTCGCGGCATTGACGAGGTGCACCGTCGTGTTTTGGTGTACTTCGCGGCATTGACGAGGTGCACCGGCGGTCTCTGGTGTACTTCGCGGCATTAACGAGGTGCACCGGCGGTCTTTGGTGTACTTCGCGGCGTTAACGAGGTGCACCGGTCTCGACAAAACCCCCGTCCTCACTAAGCGAGGACGGGGGTATCAACGTCTACAGCAGTTTTTTCTTCGTATTCTTATTCACTATCCAGCGGATTAACAAAGCAACAGATATCGCAAGTCCGATGTAACCGAGTATCGGATAGACGATGTTGACGAGCTCTACGAAGCCGACGTTCGAGACGAGATAGGCTACGATCAGTGCGCCGACGAGCATGATTTTGTATTTTCCTGAAAATGGTTCTGTAAAACGTGTCAGGAACGGATACATCAGTCCGACGACTGAGTTGAATATGAGCAGAATAATGATAATCGAATAGATTGCGCCGAGCCACGGTGCGATGTTACTCGCCATTTCCATTGCCGGCAGTGGCACATTGTTCGCAGACGGCATAATCGACAGAACCCCGATATTGATAAGTACCATCATGACCATCATAATCAGCCCGCCGTATATAGCACCGCGTCTTGCGATGGCATGGCGTGCCGCTTCCGATCCCATAATCGATAAAAAGCTGAATCCCGTTGCGAGTGCAAGTCCTGCATAAGTAATTGCATCGAACCACCAGAATGACGATGGTGTGCGTGACGGATCAACGACGCTGTTGACTTCCGAATAAGGTGTTTCCGGATTTAATATGTTGTAGCCTGCAATAATAATTACCGCAACGACTAACAGCGGTGTAATTCCGCCGATAATGTTGACGATTTTATTAAAGTCGAGCAGCAGTGTACAGAATGAAATAAAGATCATTATCAGTACACCGATCTGCGGATGTATTCCGAAGGCCTGGTTAAATGTAGCACCGCTTCCTGCGATCATCACGACTGCGATTCCGTATAGGAAAAAGATTAAAACGTAGTCGATGACACGTCCGAGTTTTTCACCGAATAAGGCGCGGAGCGGTGTTTCGTGTGAGTCTGCATTTAATCGGAAGCCGAGTTTTGCAGCCTGTCTTCCGAAGAACATCAGTATAAGCGCTGCGAGAATAATACCTGCAATACTGATCATACCGTGACTTGCGAAAAACTGCAGCACTTCCTGGCCGGTTGAAAATCCGGCACCGATAAGGATGCCGGCATACGCAAATCCTATGCGCCATGAGGCGCGGTTTTTACCTTGTGACATAAATTCATCTCCTGTTAGTGGTTTACATAACTTATATATAAACTAATCTCAAAAAGATAAACATCTCACAAACCACAAAAATACCCCGCATTATGAATGCGGGGGGAGATTATTCATCGCTGCTGTCAGACAGTCTTTCAGCAAGTCTGCGGGTTTTCAATTTAAGGAATACCCAGCGGATAGTCAGCATCAGTCCGATGATTAACCCGACGTACCCGAATAATGGATAGATGATGTTAACGAGTTCAACGAAGCCGACATAAGTACCGAAATAACCGACTACGAGCGCTGTTACAAGCAGGATTTTATATTTTTTCGACCCGGGCTTTGTAAAACGTGCCAGGAACGGGAATAGAAATCCGACGATTGAGTTATAGATTAATAATATAATAATTACCGAATAAGCTGTACCGAACCATGGTGCTATATTCGATGCCATTTGCATTGTCGGCAGTGCGACATCGTATGCTGCCGGCAGAATCGAAAATACACCAAATGTGATGAGCAGCATCAGGAACATAATGAGCAGTCCGCCGTAAACTGCGCCGCGGCGTACGATTGACTGACGTGCTGATTCTGAACCCATAATCGACAGGAAACTGAATGCTGTTGCCAGCGTGAATCCCGAGTATGTTACTGCATCAAACCACCAGCTGCCTGTCGGTGTGCGCGATGGATCATTATACTGATTCACCTCAGACAATGGTATCATCGGATTTAATATGTTGTATCCTGCAATGAGGAACAGTGCGATTACGAGCAGCGGAGTAATTACTCCGATTACGGATACGATTTTATCGAAATCCATTAATAATGTAATAAATGCAAGGATTATCAGGATGATTGCTCCTGCCTGAGGGTGAAGTCCGAAGCCTTCATTAAATGTTGCGCCGCTTCCTGCAATCATGACGATTGCCAGTCCGTAAAGGAAGAATGCGAGGATTATATCAATAATCAAACCGATTTTTTTCCCGAACAGTGTGTTCAGCGGGAGTACATGGGACTCAGCGTGTGTGGAATATCCGAGTTTTGCCGCCTGACGGCCGATGAACATGATAATCAGGCCTGTTAAAATTACGCCTGCAATACTGATTAAACCGTGACTTGCGAAAAACTGCAGTACTTCCTGGCCGGTCGCAAACCCCGCACCGACGACGATGCCGGTATATGCAAACGCATATTTCCAGGAGGCACGTTTGTTACCTTTTGTCATATTTCCAACTCCTATTTCTGTCTGTTAAAAAGTATACCCTCTTTTCAGAAAACTTAACAAACATTTTTTACTCAGCAGAACGGTATTTTCTGTTAGGCAAGTTTTTCCCGGTATAGTATACTCAGATACTGTAGATTAGATTGCGGATTTGTTTCTGAAAGGAGAATATTTAATGTATAAAGGCTTTAATTTTACACATGATTATAAATCGCTGCCGCGTACATTCTGGTCCCCGTATGAACCGGAAGAATCGGAAGCTCCGAGAGTCGTTCTGTTTAACAGTCATCTGGCAAGACTGCTGAATCTTGATGAGCGTGAACTTGAGCAGGACGCTGAATTTTTCAGCGGCAATAAACTGCCGGAATCAGCTGAACCGGTTGCACAGGCATATATGGGCCATCAGTTCGGCGTGTTAAATATGCTGGGTGACGGACGAAATGTCCTCTTAGGTGAGCATAACACAGATGGAGAAAAATATGACGTTGTCCTGAAAGGTTCCGGTGCGACGAAGTATTCCCGGCAGGGTGACGGACGGGCACCGATTGATTCTATGCTCCGCGAGTACATTATCAGCGAATACATGGCGAACATCGGTATTGCAACGACGCGTGCCCTGGCTGTCGTCGATACAGGCGAACAGCTGACCCGTCAAAAAGTAACACCGAGCGGAATTTTGACACGCATTGCGGACTCTCATATCCGTGTCGGTACGTTTGAATATGCTGCACGTCAGTCGACAGAAGACTTAAAGGCGCTCGCTGACTTTGCGATTGAACGTCATTATCCGTATCTCGCGCCGCTTTCAGAAGATAAAAAGTATCTGCTATTTTACGACCACGTTGTCCGTAAACAGGCGGAGCTGATTGCACAGTGGCAAAGTGTCGGTTTTATTCACGGTGTGATGAATACCGATAATATTTCCATTTCCGGCGAGACGATTGATTACGGTCCGTGTGCATTTATGGATGTATATAACCCGGATACGTACTTCAGTTCAATTGATACAAACGGCCGCTACCGGTATAAAAATCAGCCGCCGATCGGCCAGTGGGATTTAGGCAAACTCGGCGAGTCGCTGTGTGCGCTGTTTGACAGCTCGCAGGATGAAGCGGTGAAGCTCGCACAGGCAACGCTTGATAAATATCCGCAGTACTATAACCGGAAATATATTTCATTGATGGGGGACAAGCTGGGCATACTGGACCTCGACTACGAAGAACAGTACGATGTAGAGCTCGTCGACGAGCTGCTCGGTTTTATGTTTGAATATAAAGCGGACTATACGCGGACGTTCAGAGATCTTTATCTTACAAATTACGATAAACTGCCGATGTTCAACGACAGTGATTTTATAAACTGGTTTGAGAAGTACCAGGCGAGAAAGAAAGCGCAGTCTGCGAAAAAGGACGAGGTTAATATTGCGATGAATGCAGCGAATCCAAGTTTCATTCCGCGTAATCACCTCGTGCAGAAATGTCTGAATCTCGCGGTGGAAGGTCATTACGGGGAGTTAAAACAGCTGCTGAAGGCTGTGTCGAAGCCGTTCAATGACAAGCTTGGCGGGAAGTATATTAACGCACCAAGTGAAGATGATGTCGATCCGGACTTTAAAACATATTGCGGAACATAATATTAATGGGATAACCGGCCGGTTATCCCATTTTTTATACTATTTTTTTTCGTATGCCTGAAGCAGAGTGACTACCGTGTCGAGTACAGGAGTTTTGATACTGTGATCCTGTTTCATATCAAAAATAAACTGCTGAATATATTTAAACTCGGTCGCCCGGTTCGCCATAACATCGTAGTACATGCTCGTTCCCATACTGCGGGGATAGCTGAAATACATATCCATCGCGTAATCTGTAAATCCGTGCTCGATAACAATGCCGTCTGTGTTGTACTGATTAACGACTTCTATTGATTCATCGAGCAGCTGCCGCGTCAGCTTTACCATACGTTCATCTTCAAAAATTTTTGAAGTGTTTTTGCTTAGTGCCGTAACGGAGTTAATACCGACGTTAATCAGCAGCTTTTCATAGCGCATCTTATTGAAATTACTGCTTTTCAGCAGTTCGAAATTAACTGATGGATTATTGTCAATCAGTGCAATCAGTTCATCAGTATACTTATATTTCTGTTCCGGCAGAATAATTTTCTGATTGACGAAGTGCTCGATATAGTCGTCATTCTGCTGGCCGCTTATATAAACAACGCCCGGAATGCCGCTGTTAAAGACATCGTCGTACCCCATGCCGTTCAGGGCATAGATAATCTCCGTATCCGCATGAGTCAAATCGCGGATTTTACCCTGCAGAACAGACAGAGCAGGTGTCTTCGTCGCAATAAAGATAATGTCGAACGGACCGGTAACAGTATTCACATCGTGAACTTTTATTTCATGATGTGTTTTAACCCCCTGTTCCAGTATTGTAAAGCCATCGCGCGTACTTCTCGCCATTAACGTCAGCTGTACTGTATTTTCCGGCAGACGGGAGAATTCCCGTGCAATAATGCTGCCGACTGCACCCGCGCCTATAATACCAATTTTCATAATTTCACTCCGTTATTTTTTCTGATTTCTGTGGTAAAATTAAGTATATCTAATTTCAGAAAGTAGGGAAACTATGAAGTCGACAGCAGATTTAATCAGCATGAAAAACAATGACAGAATAGTGATGGTAACAGCATATGATTATCCCTCTGCAAAACTCGCAGAACAGGCGGAGACAGATATCATTTTAGTGGGAGATTCACTGGGAATGGTAGTGCTCGGATACGAATCACCGGTGCAGGTCACGCTGGATGATATGATTCACCATGCAAAAGCAGCAAGACGCGGAGCGGGTAATACGTTTATCGTTGTCGATATGCCTTTTGGGTCTCATCATACGGATGTTAACGAAGGCATTAAAAACGGTATCAGACTGTATCAGAACAGCGATGCCAATATGGTTAAAATGGAAGGTGCCGACTCTTTTGATGTCATTAAAGGACTCGTTAAAGCGGGCGTGCCTGTGTGCGGTCATTTAGGTTTAACA from Jeotgalicoccus saudimassiliensis includes the following:
- a CDS encoding nuclease-related domain-containing protein, which gives rise to MDLQFYETLEKRCELSKVESGRLHTYRNGFTGECLYDQLFDEAGHEDVLIYRDLYLQTERSVTQYDALIINDDGIVVNEIKNYTGEYRIEGGEWFRNDRQISENPAAQLSRATGKLIRIRNSVNAGFNISGRLIFVSDDFYLQTDDDSIWRKLVVRMDLKRYMRSFRGGHVGNKAQYIARLISERIVENPYFEADVDAERLQKGFYCGACGSFSLQKSRFHLVCSSCGSKESNETHLLRALADYQCLFYGKPMPSRSFMEFIGYRLSRRIVQRVLLEHCDVDKKGNQTTYSLKYRNFEEKTVKLQRSYKYKDYLTK
- a CDS encoding ketopantoate reductase C-terminal domain-containing protein; the encoded protein is MKIGIIGAGAVGSIIAREFSRLPENTVQLTLMARSTRDGFTILEQGVKTHHEIKVHDVNTVTGPFDIIFIATKTPALSVLQGKIRDLTHADTEIIYALNGMGYDDVFNSGIPGVVYISGQQNDDYIEHFVNQKIILPEQKYKYTDELIALIDNNPSVNFELLKSSNFNKMRYEKLLINVGINSVTALSKNTSKIFEDERMVKLTRQLLDESIEVVNQYNTDGIVIEHGFTDYAMDMYFSYPRSMGTSMYYDVMANRATEFKYIQQFIFDMKQDHSIKTPVLDTVVTLLQAYEKK
- a CDS encoding YkvI family membrane protein → MTKGNKRASWKYAFAYTGIVVGAGFATGQEVLQFFASHGLISIAGVILTGLIIMFIGRQAAKLGYSTHAESHVLPLNTLFGKKIGLIIDIILAFFLYGLAIVMIAGSGATFNEGFGLHPQAGAIILIILAFITLLMDFDKIVSVIGVITPLLVIALFLIAGYNILNPMIPLSEVNQYNDPSRTPTGSWWFDAVTYSGFTLATAFSFLSIMGSESARQSIVRRGAVYGGLLIMFLMLLITFGVFSILPAAYDVALPTMQMASNIAPWFGTAYSVIIILLIYNSIVGFLFPFLARFTKPGSKKYKILLVTALVVGYFGTYVGFVELVNIIYPLFGYVGLIIGLMLTIRWVFLKLKTRRLAERLSDSSDE
- a CDS encoding protein adenylyltransferase SelO: MYKGFNFTHDYKSLPRTFWSPYEPEESEAPRVVLFNSHLARLLNLDERELEQDAEFFSGNKLPESAEPVAQAYMGHQFGVLNMLGDGRNVLLGEHNTDGEKYDVVLKGSGATKYSRQGDGRAPIDSMLREYIISEYMANIGIATTRALAVVDTGEQLTRQKVTPSGILTRIADSHIRVGTFEYAARQSTEDLKALADFAIERHYPYLAPLSEDKKYLLFYDHVVRKQAELIAQWQSVGFIHGVMNTDNISISGETIDYGPCAFMDVYNPDTYFSSIDTNGRYRYKNQPPIGQWDLGKLGESLCALFDSSQDEAVKLAQATLDKYPQYYNRKYISLMGDKLGILDLDYEEQYDVELVDELLGFMFEYKADYTRTFRDLYLTNYDKLPMFNDSDFINWFEKYQARKKAQSAKKDEVNIAMNAANPSFIPRNHLVQKCLNLAVEGHYGELKQLLKAVSKPFNDKLGGKYINAPSEDDVDPDFKTYCGT
- the panB gene encoding 3-methyl-2-oxobutanoate hydroxymethyltransferase codes for the protein MKSTADLISMKNNDRIVMVTAYDYPSAKLAEQAETDIILVGDSLGMVVLGYESPVQVTLDDMIHHAKAARRGAGNTFIVVDMPFGSHHTDVNEGIKNGIRLYQNSDANMVKMEGADSFDVIKGLVKAGVPVCGHLGLTPQHFGITGFKMQAGDTEQAEKLIEDAKALEAAGASMMVLEAIPMDLAKKVTESVSIPTIGIGAGVHTDGQVLVYHDLLQYGSDRLPKFVKPYADLNSVAREGLTNYRNEVKSRLFPSEETTYRKRVYE
- a CDS encoding YkvI family membrane protein; the encoded protein is MSQGKNRASWRIGFAYAGILIGAGFSTGQEVLQFFASHGMISIAGIILAALILMFFGRQAAKLGFRLNADSHETPLRALFGEKLGRVIDYVLIFFLYGIAVVMIAGSGATFNQAFGIHPQIGVLIMIFISFCTLLLDFNKIVNIIGGITPLLVVAVIIIAGYNILNPETPYSEVNSVVDPSRTPSSFWWFDAITYAGLALATGFSFLSIMGSEAARHAIARRGAIYGGLIMMVMMVLINIGVLSIMPSANNVPLPAMEMASNIAPWLGAIYSIIIILLIFNSVVGLMYPFLTRFTEPFSGKYKIMLVGALIVAYLVSNVGFVELVNIVYPILGYIGLAISVALLIRWIVNKNTKKKLL